gcaaaataaatcaaatcaaattaatgGTACCACACTCAtgtattcctgtattcaagaagaaCGCTGGTGTAGTAAAAATGACACTAGTGTGATAGACCACTGAACAAGTTGGCAGTTTCACTTATGGCTTGTATATTAGCACCACCATTACAATTATCCAACTATagctagtttcacttctacaactacagtcatggctgcctcgctagtgtcacttctataagtacaatcaaggctacacCATAACATATTTGTCCATTTTGGTGCTTTCTCGGCATACTGACCATCCCCGGAGAGGGAGAaagttttgctttttttgtcgAAATCAGGAGCAAAAATTTAATGTGAAAATTAACTTGATGTGACCCTATataaaatacaactgttttcttAGCTGCATTATTTCATCGATGTTGCCAAAACAGAAGCCAGGCACAGATACCATCTCATAATGATCGATATTTATATTTTGTCGCAGAATCATTGGGGTGTGGCCGCCTGCCTTGCATCCGGGCTTTTCACAGGGTTGGTTCCTGCAACGTCACGATTCGTACAGGACCGCGGATACACGGCATATCAgctgaacctcttcaacgaccTGCTAATTATTTCCGCTGTTCTGTGTGTCGCCATCTACCATAGGACAAACCTCCTCCCCACTAACCATGGACAAGTCTTCCGCTTGATTTTAAATGGAGTGGGTCGTTTCTTTGGAATCCTTTGCCAGATCTCTGCCTATCGGTACGCCCCTCCGGCCAACGCAGAAACCGTGATCAACCCGGGCTCAATCGTCTTCGTTGTGCttctttcctgcatttttattCAAGAGGTGAGTCGAAAATATACTTAGGGCACTGCATAgaccagttacatgtatataaaacataAATATTCAACATCGTCTGTGCAAAACGTACATCTCCTGTTGCCTCTGAAAAAAAGTTACTCTTCACGTACTCGATGAAAATGGGGTAAATTTAGATACTAAGAACGAGTGACTAGAACATTACAAAGAGGTGTATGTGAAGAGAAGATGAAATAAGGATGGGCACAACCGCATTTGAGAAGGGGTtcttttttgtgattttctctctcctccattttttcttgtgcaaGCTTCAGTAAAACGTGTCATATTTGCGGTACTTTATCTATCATTTAACTTTTCAGCATATAATTTGTGATTTCAGATGCCCACACGTATGACCATGTTTGGCAGTCTATGGTGCATAGCAGGTGTTTCACTACTTGGTTATAGCGGCATCACCAACAAGGGCCCGTCAACGGTCGACACAGACGACACTGTTTTAGGAATGGTACTAGCCGTCGTTGCAGCATTGATCTTCGCCATGCTTATGACTAACATTAAAATGCTGATGAAATCCACCTCGAAAACGATGATTTTGACATACACTTACGGCATAGCCTCAGTTTTGTCAGGGCTAGCAACCATTTTTACGAGTGAAACATGGCACCTTGAGCCGACTGCTGCCGCAGTCTTGTTTGCAAACTGTGCAAGTCGTGGTACAGGAATCGCGCTCATGTACGTTGGCCTGAAGCTTGTTGAGATCAATGCGGCAACAGCCCTGCTACAGGTCAATGCGTTTTCTGCCTATGGACTGCAGTGGGCAATGCTTGGCTTTGTACCGACTGTCTTTGATGGCTTTGGTTTGACATGTATATTAATAGGAACATTTTCTGTCGGTATATGGGAGGCGCTTGTTCGTCGGAAAAAAGACAAACACGTTAAATTTATGAAACGATTAGACTTCAATGTCACACCGCCGAACAATGACCAGTAAAAGAAACCAGAGTGTGtgctgtatatatataaactaaGACTTTAAATCTCTACAATATATAATAACCAAACGAGGGAAATATCTGACAGTTATCCCAGTCAGCTCTATGAGTTTTGTATCAACCTAATGTAAGTGCGTCGATGAAGATTAAACATTCATTTAATAAGATACACCGAAGAGCAGTTATTGAAACAACtgggtatggttttggaaacggtcagactgtCAGACGTTCCAGCAAGAAGGTTTAGACCTCTTTGTATTCAGGAAACATCCGCTACATGttttgtcagtgacagtgaGCAGATCTGATTACTTTTACTGACAACATGTAGCTAGTGGACGCCACAAAAAacacatccagttgcttaagtaactgctatttggtctATATTGTAAATATCGCGATCAAAGGAACTAATTGACCGTATATGGTGTTTGCGCtcacgtgattatgacgtaGGTGTTGTCCGCCATGATGGATGGTTAAACCTCGTAGTTAATACGCTACAAGTAGCTCGTGTAAATGCATTGTAAACAAATTCGTGTGTGTGAAAGAATATGATCTCGTGTATGTCCGTGTTACAACAACGAACATTAGTAATTGTAAATACCAAAACCATCGCCAAGGCAATAATTTGTATCGCTACACTTATTAAATGTCCTTCTCATGCAAGCAACGCACTCGCCGGGTGTTATCTCACGAGTAACTAAGGCTAGCTGACCAGATCTATTTGTAAGTCCATTCGAACTAACCTCTTTCACAGACTTTTATTATATGGTAGGGGCGCTGATTCAACATTGACTAAAGTTTTCTAATGCAACCAGAACGCGAACATCCCTCTTCCGCCATGAAAGAACCTTATAATTAGCACATGTTTAAAATCACGAATCATTGGGACAGCCCTACACATAGATGTCTGTGAAGGAGTTCAAATAATCAAAGATGGCCTCGCTCCGATCGAAATGTTGCTTCTTCTAGTAACTCTCTCACTCTGCTGACGTCACAGTGTGTTACCAGAATGAAGGATCACACCTGGCGGTGAATTATCATGGCTACAGCCGGTGGCAATGTCCCAGGTGGGGCATCGACCTAGAGTGCAAGATCACTGAGTGGCTGTCGTTCAGGGACTGTGTAACCTGATTTAATCACCCTTCTATACATCCCGCCCAACATTgctggggaggggccagttacagccccgacagcagagtttgtgttacacagaccagGGTCtgtgcagttcaaaacaaacaaaagctcGTGACAAGACTTAACTTAAGGTGTTTTGTGGATTCTAGATCTGCAAATGtgtgatactgttgaagacaACAGTGATTTTGGTGCAAATGACGTCAAGTAGTGATACGTGATACTGTACTTAAAGTAGCAATAGGGGCTCAAGTTTAAGGcctaagaaagaaaacacacacaagaaaaaaaaaagaattcttgGGCCGTACACTTGACTTTAGCCCCAATTGGTGGGTCGGTAGTCGCGGTGCAATTCCAAGCGTGCCAAATATCTTTATGCGACAAATTTACTAATAGCTCGTCAGCCTCTAGCATTTGCAACAACGACAAGGGTCAAAGTCCATCAGGTCTAAAAACCTAGTACGGAAGACATATTATTTGGTTGTTATTGTTATCGTTATACGAAGCTATAAAGCAGAGTAGATTTCTgcaaactttgttttttttagtcagtTCTAGCTTGGCATTCTTTAAACTTCGATCTGATCATGATCACCGAGGGAACGTCTAAGTTTATTGTTATTGAACACAGAAATCGCAATATTGCCCGAAGGAACTAAAGCTACAACACACTGTCAACAGGTCCGTGTTTAAACTGATCACGTACACCTGACGTCATCACCATTGCAGCGTCACGCCTACTTCTCACAGTCGTGTTTGGTTACACATTGCTCGCGAGCCAAAaagttcaaaatggcggacagtgTTGTGTCGTTTAATAACCCCGTGTTTGCGTCCTACGCCGCTTACGCGGGGCTGGCCTCCATGAAGATGATGGGTATGACGCTGGTCACAGTCTACCACCGCCTTACCAAGGGGGTAAGTCCATGCCCTGCTCTTGTTAACCATATATTGACTGTTGGCTGTGGTCAACAAGGGGAACTGAACTTACCCTAACCAAGGACCTAACACAATGCATCCGAAGCAAAACTGTAACGAAACATTTGGGTATCTGATAGACTGATGCAGGCGTGTCATGCCGGGCATTGTTATGTCGGACTGTGTGTCAAATCCCTGTCCTTGTAACCCGGGTGACgctgttagcatgaaagttaaTCTGGGTTGGTAAATTACATCAGGAAGAATCAAACTCTTCCTCAACTCAAAAATTTGACTCACCAAAAAATCGTACCTTCGTCAAATGATATCAACCTTCATGACTGATTTATTATGAAGGATTCTCATTGGTTATTTAAGATCCGTAAACCCGTTTTACAGTTATTCCTAAAACAACGGCACCCACCTACAAGATAGCATGAAGATCCACAAGTTTTTAATATGCCGtttacacataaacacacaaacatacacgttTCGCAGCAGCGCGGTAGGAAGCAGCTACGTATACGTTAACCATaattgaacttgacatttttctCACCCACACCTATCCACCTACTAGATATTATGAAGCTGCACTCACAGATTCTTGACTTATGCACACATACGTCTACAGCCACTCCACGCTACAACTACAAACATGATATTATTGGCATAGGTACCTAAATAAGTTGCACGTTATGGTAACGGTTAGAAAAAGGTCACATGTGATAGATTAATGCAGTGACAGTCACAGTGGGTTCATTTGGATTTCTGTCTGCCCATGACATGTATAGGTTTTCATGAATCCAGAGGACACCTCTTTTGGACCTAAAGATAAGACCGTGGTTCGAACCGACCACCCAGTCATCGAGAGAGTTCGGCGGCTACATCGGAACGACCTCGAGAACATCCCACCATTCCTTGTGGTAAGATGTCACTGTCAATATATATACAACTCCTTTAAAACTTGACAATATCATATTGTCCTGAAGCAGCACATAACGCTAGCTTGATTGTTTATGCTATTACCATtcgtaaaatagattagtttcttagatttttagatattagcaactcatgtagttaaactgttcagtatgtacaagttgccacacattgtatactttacaaatgtcgtgcaattaagttctatctatctatccaatGCTGTGAATGCTGTGAAACCCTATATGGGAAACGTTCACAGGATAAGcgtactagtactgtaattgTCTACAGAACAGATTACAGTTTCTCATTTAAGAAAACCCTATTCTTTTAACGTCATTCAATTAAACCTGAATTACAACAATATTTATCATTTACAGTACTGAACAGGGGAAGACATGACATGATGATGGGCTCGTGTTCTC
This genomic stretch from Branchiostoma floridae strain S238N-H82 chromosome 13, Bfl_VNyyK, whole genome shotgun sequence harbors:
- the LOC118429001 gene encoding microsomal glutathione S-transferase 1-like isoform X3, translating into MADSVVSFNNPVFASYAAYAGLASMKMMGMTLVTVYHRLTKGVFMNPEDTSFGPKDKTVVRTDHPVIERVRRLHRNDLENIPPFLVVGFLYVLTKPSSDVAVWHFRAFLASRLLHTACYLGGLQPWRAVFFFAGFATTVSMAVQVVAKGSL
- the LOC118428972 gene encoding uncharacterized protein LOC118428972 encodes the protein MAPGGDNNDDKELDGLFRDKTPEDPKKDIDLRIWVKNHWGVAACLASGLFTGLVPATSRFVQDRGYTAYQLNLFNDLLIISAVLCVAIYHRTNLLPTNHGQVFRLILNGVGRFFGILCQISAYRYAPPANAETVINPGSIVFVVLLSCIFIQEMPTRMTMFGSLWCIAGVSLLGYSGITNKGPSTVDTDDTVLGMVLAVVAALIFAMLMTNIKMLMKSTSKTMILTYTYGIASVLSGLATIFTSETWHLEPTAAAVLFANCASRGTGIALMYVGLKLVEINAATALLQVNAFSAYGLQWAMLGFVPTVFDGFGLTCILIGTFSVGIWEALVRRKKDKHVKFMKRLDFNVTPPNNDQ